A single region of the Stigmatopora argus isolate UIUO_Sarg chromosome 6, RoL_Sarg_1.0, whole genome shotgun sequence genome encodes:
- the LOC144076324 gene encoding uncharacterized protein LOC144076324, whose product MTAQRSKFALLSSFTLDKFFLKTLDISYRVMVELAFYPAVALIYFFAVMDASKSDRIELDDRASVNVFCLFVLVQPLCLVFGGYTGMAAYLLTALVSYNFLPWKKRKQIGKEAKKTK is encoded by the exons ATGACAGCTCAAAGGTCTAAGTTTGCTTTGTTATCCAGCTTCACACTTGACAAGTTTTTCCTGAAAACACTTGACATATCTTACCG CGTCATGGTGGAGCTGGCATTCTACCCAGCAGTGGCTCTCATATACTTTTTTGCGGTGATGGACGCCAGCAAGTCGGATCGGATAGAGCTGGATGACAGAGCTTCTGTGAACGTCTTCTGTCTTTTCGTGTTGGTGCAGCCACTGTGTTTGGTATTTGGAGGATACACCGGCATGGCCGCATATCTTCTCACTGCGCTGGTCTCATACAACTTTCTGCCATGGAAGAAAAGGAAACAGATTGGAAAAGAAGCAAAGAAGACAAAGTAG